From Rutidosis leptorrhynchoides isolate AG116_Rl617_1_P2 chromosome 3, CSIRO_AGI_Rlap_v1, whole genome shotgun sequence, a single genomic window includes:
- the LOC139901023 gene encoding uncharacterized protein: MPIYFVSKILQQSEVNYPPIEKLVYALTHIARRLMRYFQAHLILALIYQPIKQILKNPESSGCLAKWAIELGDYEINFSPRQAVKGQILADFLLEITEKIDYLQDVKNSNYVWELHTDGASSEEGVGARLVLTSLEGEEHTYALKFCFYASNNEAEYEALLSSLRIASEMGIKHLRA, translated from the coding sequence atgCCAATATACTTTGTAAGTAAGATATTGCAACAAAGTGAAGTAAACTATCCGCCAATTGAGAAATTGGTATATGCTTTAACGCACATAGCTAGGCGACTCATGCGTTATTTTCAGGCACATTTAATTCTCGCCCTGATATATCAGCCAATAAAGCAAATTTTGAAAAATCCAGAATCGTCAGGATGTCTAGCAAAATGGGCAATTGAATTGGGAGATTATGAAATAAATTTCTCACCACGACAGGCAGTTAAAGGTCAAATTTTGGCAGACTTTCTATTAGAAATAACAGAAAAAATAGATTATTTGCAagatgttaaaaatagtaattacgTGTGGGAATTGCACACTGATGGTGCATCAAGTGAGGAAGGAGTTGGTGCACGATTAGTGCTTACCAGTCTAGAAGGGGAAGAACATACATATGCACTAAAGTTTTGTTTTTATGCATCcaacaatgaagcagaatatgaggcactGCTATCCAGCCTTCGCATAGCATCTGAGATGGGAATAAAACATCTGCGTGCATAA